A window of Tautonia plasticadhaerens contains these coding sequences:
- a CDS encoding glycoside hydrolase family 18 protein, giving the protein MPRIDQTPRSRAIAVVLLLGLATPISSIAQPADEDMDKVFVGYLYGRPEGLDLGLYTHLCHAFVTADEQGRIRPSRGVPNADLARRAHEAGVRMLVSLGGWGWDEEFAAIVADPEAEDRYVEAVLKLVDESDYDGIDLDWEYPDTEQEVEGFERLVRRFRAGLDAIEEAKWRPMVLTMAASSNPGTLRWLRTGFLLETMDWVNVMTYDFAGDWTDYAGHHSPLFASSKVPGSRRPSTEATMRYLVEERGMPADRLAVGIPLYGRGFAVAEPYAPAKDAPKARIPQGNYANLHRLLDEEGWTRLWDDETKNPWLVAPDRSAVIGYDDAESVAIKTEWAMEQGFRGVFFWQVAADRLPDGSHPLQEAAHKAWEESALPAR; this is encoded by the coding sequence ATGCCCCGCATCGACCAGACGCCCCGATCCCGGGCCATCGCCGTCGTCCTGCTGCTCGGCCTCGCCACGCCCATCTCCTCGATCGCCCAGCCCGCCGATGAGGACATGGACAAGGTGTTCGTCGGTTACCTCTACGGTCGGCCCGAGGGCCTCGACCTCGGCCTCTACACGCACCTCTGCCACGCCTTCGTCACGGCCGACGAGCAGGGCCGCATCCGGCCCAGCCGGGGCGTCCCCAACGCCGACCTCGCCCGCCGGGCCCACGAGGCGGGCGTCCGGATGCTCGTGTCCCTGGGCGGCTGGGGCTGGGACGAGGAGTTCGCCGCCATCGTCGCCGACCCGGAGGCCGAGGATCGCTACGTCGAGGCCGTCCTGAAGCTCGTGGACGAGAGCGACTACGACGGCATCGACCTCGACTGGGAGTACCCCGACACCGAGCAGGAGGTCGAGGGCTTCGAGCGGCTCGTGCGCCGATTCCGAGCCGGCCTCGACGCGATCGAGGAGGCCAAGTGGCGCCCGATGGTGTTGACGATGGCCGCCTCGTCCAACCCCGGAACGCTGCGGTGGCTGCGCACGGGGTTCCTGCTGGAGACGATGGATTGGGTCAACGTCATGACCTACGACTTCGCCGGGGACTGGACCGACTACGCCGGGCATCATTCGCCGTTGTTCGCCTCCTCGAAGGTGCCGGGCAGCCGCCGGCCCTCCACCGAGGCGACGATGAGATACCTCGTCGAGGAGCGTGGGATGCCGGCAGATCGGCTGGCCGTGGGCATCCCGCTCTACGGGCGGGGCTTCGCCGTCGCCGAGCCGTATGCCCCCGCCAAGGATGCCCCGAAGGCCCGAATCCCGCAGGGCAACTACGCCAACCTCCATCGGCTCCTGGACGAGGAGGGCTGGACCCGACTCTGGGACGACGAGACGAAGAACCCCTGGCTGGTGGCGCCCGACCGCTCGGCGGTGATCGGCTACGACGACGCCGAGTCGGTGGCCATCAAGACGGAGTGGGCGATGGAGCAGGGCTTCAGGGGCGTCTTCTTCTGGCAGGTCGCCGCCGATCGCCTGCCGGACGGCAGCCATCCACTCCAGGAGGCCGCCCACAAGGCATGGGAGGAGTCCGCACTGCCGGCCAGGTGA
- a CDS encoding carbon storage regulator: MLVLTRKLGERIVIGDGIVVTVVKLEHGQVRLGIEAPREVPIFREEIAPRRPSLPLVQPGV, translated from the coding sequence ATGCTGGTCCTGACCCGCAAGCTCGGCGAGAGGATCGTGATCGGCGATGGGATCGTCGTGACGGTGGTGAAGCTGGAACACGGCCAGGTGCGGCTGGGCATCGAGGCCCCCCGTGAGGTCCCAATCTTCCGGGAGGAGATCGCGCCTCGCCGCCCCTCGCTCCCCCTGGTGCAACCGGGCGTCTGA
- a CDS encoding dihydrofolate reductase family protein, whose protein sequence is MGLREGKTSPYPKMEQYLFSRTMTTSPDQAVRLVSDDAAGLVSRLKEEGGKDIWRCGGSQLAGTLLGASLIDEFRVKLNPVIFGSGIPIVPAAAGTIPLRLTDTRAFPSGILILRYEVVGRETGGAT, encoded by the coding sequence GTGGGCCTGCGGGAGGGGAAGACCAGCCCCTACCCGAAGATGGAGCAATACCTCTTCTCCCGGACGATGACCACCAGCCCCGACCAGGCCGTCCGGCTCGTCTCCGACGATGCGGCCGGGCTGGTGTCCCGGCTGAAGGAGGAGGGTGGGAAGGACATCTGGCGCTGCGGCGGCTCGCAACTGGCCGGGACGCTCCTGGGCGCCTCGCTGATCGACGAGTTCCGGGTGAAGCTCAACCCGGTGATCTTCGGCTCCGGCATCCCGATTGTGCCCGCCGCCGCCGGCACGATCCCCCTCCGATTGACCGACACCCGGGCGTTCCCCAGCGGTATCCTCATCCTCCGGTACGAGGTCGTCGGGCGGGAGACAGGCGGGGCAACCTGA
- a CDS encoding helix-turn-helix domain-containing protein produces MAPKRQERNLTTGQLARLVGYKNLSRGSNRILAFEAGGKVAPDLLGKLAEALEVSPDEVRRLAAEDYRDWLAWADEPIRPYLVLRWTACAYQRVELPEDDLEPEAAEAYASRVARERGLMVSLALSRRLSVYFDARGQAYERREATPDVACMPYAVFGSRRCQLNFDGGEVLRPIDEPGN; encoded by the coding sequence ATGGCTCCTAAGCGACAGGAGCGGAACCTGACCACCGGGCAACTGGCCCGGTTGGTCGGTTACAAGAACCTCAGCCGGGGCAGCAACCGAATCCTGGCATTCGAGGCCGGCGGCAAGGTTGCCCCTGACCTGCTCGGCAAGCTCGCCGAGGCGTTGGAGGTCAGCCCAGACGAGGTTCGCCGGCTTGCCGCCGAGGACTACCGGGATTGGCTGGCCTGGGCCGACGAGCCGATCCGGCCCTATCTCGTCCTCCGGTGGACGGCTTGTGCGTACCAGAGGGTCGAGTTGCCTGAAGACGACCTCGAACCCGAGGCGGCGGAAGCCTACGCCAGCCGGGTTGCCCGAGAGCGGGGCCTGATGGTCTCTCTGGCCCTGTCCCGGCGCCTGTCGGTCTACTTCGACGCCAGGGGCCAAGCCTATGAGCGACGGGAGGCAACGCCCGACGTGGCCTGCATGCCGTACGCCGTGTTCGGCAGCCGGAGGTGTCAACTCAACTTTGATGGTGGCGAGGTCCTGCGACCGATCGACGAGCCGGGGAATTGA
- a CDS encoding ISAzo13 family transposase, whose protein sequence is MTAVVEPTTGGDPMGPTEFVRRSLPAIGADLERLGHDLSPTTIARLLRDQDCSLRVNRKRFTGPDHPDRDRQSRNIDERIAIFEGLGQPIIGVDSKKKELVGNFKNAGAAWLREPEEVNVYDFLSDAECRATPYGICDVLSGRGHVCVGTSADTPAFAVEAIGSWWARHGSERYRGADELLILADGGGSNGHRPRLWKARLQERIADRYGLHVTVCHYPTGASKWNPVEHRLFGPVSINWAGQPLRSLEAMLGWARGTEVGGAGVTASLDRAEYPTKVKVPAAVMERLDRERHEVCPDWNDTISPRQPQVLH, encoded by the coding sequence CTGACCGCCGTCGTCGAGCCGACGACCGGCGGCGACCCGATGGGTCCGACCGAGTTCGTCCGCCGCAGCCTCCCGGCCATCGGGGCCGACCTGGAGCGGCTCGGGCACGACCTCAGCCCCACCACCATCGCCCGGCTGCTGCGGGATCAGGACTGCTCGTTGCGGGTCAACCGAAAGCGGTTCACCGGGCCGGATCACCCCGACCGGGACCGGCAGTCCCGCAACATCGACGAGCGGATCGCCATCTTCGAGGGCCTGGGGCAGCCGATCATCGGCGTCGATAGCAAGAAGAAGGAACTGGTCGGCAACTTCAAGAACGCCGGGGCCGCCTGGCTCCGAGAGCCCGAGGAGGTCAATGTCTATGACTTCCTCAGCGATGCCGAGTGCCGGGCGACCCCCTACGGCATCTGCGACGTGCTCTCGGGCCGGGGGCACGTCTGCGTCGGCACCTCGGCGGATACGCCGGCCTTCGCCGTCGAGGCGATCGGCTCGTGGTGGGCACGCCACGGCTCGGAGCGATACCGGGGGGCCGACGAGCTGCTGATCCTGGCCGACGGCGGCGGCAGCAACGGCCATCGCCCCCGGCTCTGGAAGGCCCGGCTGCAGGAGCGGATCGCCGACCGCTACGGGCTCCACGTGACGGTCTGCCACTACCCGACCGGGGCGTCGAAGTGGAACCCGGTGGAGCATCGGCTCTTCGGGCCGGTGAGCATCAATTGGGCCGGGCAGCCGTTGCGAAGCCTGGAGGCGATGCTCGGCTGGGCCCGTGGGACGGAGGTCGGCGGGGCGGGAGTGACGGCGAGCCTGGACCGGGCGGAATATCCGACGAAGGTGAAGGTGCCCGCCGCCGTGATGGAGCGGCTGGACCGGGAGCGGCATGAGGTCTGCCCGGACTGGAACGACACCATCAGCCCACGGCAGCCGCAAGTGCTGCATTGA
- a CDS encoding SRPBCC family protein, which yields MKPITFSCEARLGLTPEEIARLILDLDRWPDFEGYGPLPGIRAAAFEARTPEVVGTVIRVSNTDGSSHTEEVVEWDPERRLRLRMGGFSPPLSRLATGFDETWEFEQGAGLTRVVRSFALHPRSSAGRPFLRLISLLLRRAIARHLRQMKEAGRTDQNPLAPQANEAGRTSGS from the coding sequence TTGAAGCCGATCACCTTCTCGTGCGAGGCGAGGCTTGGGCTCACCCCCGAGGAGATCGCCCGCCTCATCCTCGATCTCGACCGCTGGCCCGACTTCGAGGGCTACGGGCCGCTGCCGGGGATCAGGGCGGCTGCGTTCGAGGCCCGGACACCCGAGGTCGTCGGCACCGTGATTCGGGTATCGAACACGGACGGGTCGAGCCACACGGAGGAGGTCGTCGAGTGGGACCCGGAACGGCGGCTCCGACTCCGCATGGGAGGCTTCTCGCCGCCGCTGTCCCGACTGGCGACCGGCTTCGACGAGACCTGGGAGTTCGAGCAAGGCGCCGGGCTCACCCGGGTCGTCCGCTCGTTCGCCCTCCATCCCCGGTCGTCTGCCGGTCGCCCATTCCTCCGGCTGATCTCCCTGCTGCTCCGGAGGGCCATCGCCCGGCATCTCCGACAGATGAAGGAGGCTGGGAGAACCGACCAGAATCCGCTCGCCCCGCAGGCGAACGAGGCAGGCAGAACGTCCGGCTCGTGA
- a CDS encoding type II secretion system protein, which translates to MRTPVADSRSIRVGGRSPRPGFTLVELLVVIGLLAILVALLLPAT; encoded by the coding sequence ATGAGGACGCCCGTCGCTGATTCCCGCTCGATCCGGGTCGGAGGCCGGTCTCCCCGCCCCGGCTTCACGCTCGTCGAACTGCTTGTGGTCATCGGGCTCCTCGCCATCCTCGTGGCCCTGCTGCTGCCGGCGACCTGA
- a CDS encoding thioredoxin family protein: MARQIRGADWEAEVLRSPVPVLVDLYSKHCNPCQALAPLIDRLAGEYGGKAKVLKLNIAEGVEVATALGVSSVPTVVAFRGGNEVGRLVGLRSEQQYRRLLGQAGVE; encoded by the coding sequence GTGGCCCGACAAATCCGAGGAGCCGACTGGGAGGCCGAGGTCCTCCGATCCCCGGTCCCCGTGCTGGTAGACCTCTACTCGAAGCACTGCAATCCCTGCCAGGCGCTCGCTCCGCTGATCGACCGGCTCGCCGGCGAGTACGGGGGCAAGGCCAAGGTCCTGAAGCTGAACATCGCCGAGGGGGTCGAGGTCGCCACTGCCCTCGGGGTCTCCTCCGTCCCGACGGTCGTCGCCTTCCGGGGCGGCAACGAGGTCGGGCGGCTGGTCGGGCTCCGGTCCGAGCAGCAGTACCGGCGACTGCTTGGGCAGGCCGGGGTCGAGTAG
- a CDS encoding VOC family protein — protein sequence MQPEIADRIVEQFERGQLSRRQLAARLMGLGAALAVTPQAAGAARARDSTFAATGLDHVALDVRDVPRSREFYKEHLGLEVIRDGGEENCFLGRGDGFFLTLFRGKQPGLNHYCYGIEGFDADEAERKLTDAGLEVRREGGRVYFKDPDGIEVQVSGS from the coding sequence ATGCAGCCCGAGATCGCCGACCGGATCGTCGAGCAGTTCGAGCGCGGGCAACTCTCCCGACGCCAGCTTGCCGCCCGGCTGATGGGCCTGGGGGCGGCCCTGGCCGTGACGCCGCAGGCCGCCGGGGCGGCCCGGGCCCGGGACAGCACCTTCGCCGCCACCGGCCTGGATCACGTCGCCCTGGATGTCCGTGACGTGCCCCGCTCCCGGGAGTTCTACAAGGAGCACCTCGGCCTGGAGGTCATCCGGGACGGCGGCGAGGAGAACTGCTTCCTGGGCCGGGGGGACGGCTTCTTCCTGACCCTGTTCCGGGGCAAGCAGCCGGGCCTGAACCACTACTGCTACGGCATCGAGGGCTTCGATGCCGACGAGGCCGAGCGCAAGCTCACGGACGCCGGGCTGGAGGTGCGGCGCGAGGGGGGCCGGGTCTACTTCAAGGACCCGGACGGCATCGAGGTCCAGGTCTCCGGGTCATGA
- a CDS encoding ARPP-1 family domain-containing protein has protein sequence MGSSRPAPGGSHAHAARTPCRRPDPPRGPGRLPLFTNTDGGVDYLLSDEAIAAGTVAVEEVSEGGSVPNLLVENTGDSRVLFLEGEELRGAKQNRVLNTSVLVAARSKTTIPVSCVEQGRWRYRSRQFGHGGSHSSSKLRHFLKSSVTRSLKEERGHTSDQMAVWGEVSRQMDALGSSSETGAMADTYESYKGKMDEFRARLGYVEGAVGVAVAVGKQVVALDLFDKAATCRKVWDRLLSGAVMEALEVGKAEEQAGPGDVEALVARLRGMAWEPAPAVGEGEEYRSDAGEAHASALLVEGSVVHGSVVVAG, from the coding sequence ATGGGGTCATCCCGGCCCGCACCAGGAGGTTCTCATGCCCACGCTGCCCGAACTCCGTGTCGGCGACCCGATCCGCCACGAGGCCCTGGCCGTCTTCCCCTGTTTACCAACACCGACGGCGGCGTGGACTATCTCCTCTCCGACGAGGCCATCGCCGCCGGCACCGTCGCCGTCGAGGAGGTCAGCGAGGGCGGCTCGGTGCCGAACCTGCTCGTCGAGAACACGGGCGACAGTCGCGTCCTCTTCCTCGAAGGCGAGGAACTGCGCGGGGCCAAGCAGAACCGGGTCCTGAACACTTCCGTCCTGGTCGCCGCCAGGAGCAAGACCACCATCCCGGTCAGTTGCGTCGAGCAAGGCCGCTGGCGGTATCGCAGCCGGCAGTTCGGCCACGGGGGCAGCCACTCCTCGTCCAAGCTGCGGCACTTCCTGAAGTCCTCGGTGACCCGCTCACTCAAGGAGGAGCGGGGGCACACCTCCGACCAGATGGCCGTCTGGGGGGAGGTCAGCCGGCAGATGGACGCCCTGGGCTCAAGCTCCGAGACGGGGGCGATGGCCGACACCTACGAGAGCTACAAGGGCAAGATGGACGAGTTCCGGGCGCGGCTGGGGTACGTCGAGGGGGCCGTCGGGGTGGCTGTCGCCGTGGGCAAGCAGGTGGTGGCCCTGGACCTGTTCGACAAGGCGGCGACGTGCCGCAAGGTCTGGGACCGGCTGCTGAGCGGGGCGGTGATGGAGGCCCTGGAGGTCGGCAAGGCCGAGGAGCAGGCCGGTCCGGGGGACGTGGAGGCCCTGGTGGCTCGGCTGCGGGGCATGGCCTGGGAGCCGGCCCCGGCGGTTGGCGAGGGTGAGGAATACCGGTCGGATGCCGGGGAGGCCCACGCCTCGGCCCTGCTGGTCGAGGGGTCCGTGGTCCACGGCAGCGTCGTGGTGGCCGGCTGA
- a CDS encoding DUF1559 family PulG-like putative transporter: MGIALHNYHEEHGCFPPAYLADERGRPMHSWRVLILPWLDQRAIYERYRLDEPWDGPNNRELHDLIVSAYACPSHPEQGHATTYAAVVGPGTAWGGSGPMTLGDIEDGPGGTIVLVEVSGPSIHWMEPGDLRFDRMSFTINGSAEPPGVSSNHPGGANMLLGDGSVRFIKDGIEPADLRALLTVAGGEDVGEF, from the coding sequence ATCGGCATCGCCCTGCACAACTACCACGAGGAGCACGGCTGCTTCCCGCCGGCCTACCTCGCCGACGAGCGGGGCAGGCCGATGCACAGTTGGCGGGTGCTGATCCTGCCCTGGCTCGATCAGCGGGCGATCTACGAGAGGTATCGCCTCGACGAGCCCTGGGACGGGCCGAACAATCGAGAGTTGCACGACCTGATCGTCTCGGCCTACGCCTGCCCGAGCCATCCCGAGCAGGGGCACGCGACGACCTACGCCGCCGTCGTCGGCCCGGGGACCGCCTGGGGCGGATCGGGGCCGATGACGCTCGGGGACATCGAGGACGGGCCGGGCGGGACGATCGTGCTGGTCGAGGTCTCGGGGCCGTCCATCCACTGGATGGAGCCAGGGGACCTGCGATTCGACCGCATGAGCTTCACGATCAACGGCTCGGCAGAGCCGCCGGGCGTCTCCAGCAACCATCCGGGCGGGGCCAACATGCTCCTGGGCGACGGGTCGGTCCGGTTCATCAAGGACGGGATTGAGCCGGCCGACCTTCGGGCGCTCTTGACGGTGGCGGGCGGCGAAGACGTGGGGGAGTTCTGA
- a CDS encoding NADP-dependent oxidoreductase, whose amino-acid sequence MTAGRNRQVLLASRPQGEPTPENFRLVEAEVPEPGPGQMVLRTIYLSLDPYMRGRMNAGPSYAPPVEVGAVMEGGTVCEVVASNLPQYRQGDLVLAGTGWQEYAISDGEGVRKIDPAHGPISYALGVLGMPGLTAYTGLLNIGLPKPGETLVVAAASGAVGSVVGQVAKIKGCRVIGIAGGERKCRHVEEELGFDACLDHRQPDLHGRLSDACPEGIDIYFENVGGAVFEAVMPLLNDFARVPVCGLIAYYNASGLPEGPNRVPQVMQAILVKRLTLRGFIVWDFAEQYPDFVSDMGGWLREGRVRYREDITEGLENAPRELIGLLKGENFGKKIIRVGSDPTQ is encoded by the coding sequence ATGACTGCCGGACGAAACCGCCAGGTCCTCCTCGCCTCACGCCCGCAAGGCGAGCCGACGCCGGAGAACTTCCGGCTAGTCGAGGCCGAGGTCCCCGAGCCCGGCCCCGGCCAGATGGTGCTCCGCACAATCTATCTGTCCCTCGATCCGTACATGCGCGGTCGGATGAACGCCGGCCCATCCTACGCGCCGCCCGTCGAGGTGGGCGCGGTCATGGAGGGCGGCACGGTCTGCGAGGTCGTGGCATCGAACCTCCCGCAATACCGGCAGGGCGATCTCGTCCTGGCGGGGACCGGCTGGCAGGAGTACGCGATCTCCGACGGGGAGGGTGTGCGGAAGATCGATCCGGCGCACGGCCCCATCTCCTACGCGCTGGGGGTGCTCGGGATGCCGGGCCTGACCGCCTACACCGGCCTGCTCAACATCGGCCTGCCGAAGCCCGGCGAGACGCTGGTGGTGGCGGCGGCGTCCGGGGCGGTGGGCTCGGTGGTCGGGCAGGTCGCAAAGATCAAGGGATGCCGGGTTATAGGCATCGCCGGGGGCGAGCGGAAGTGCCGGCATGTCGAGGAGGAACTGGGCTTCGACGCTTGCCTCGACCACCGCCAGCCGGACCTGCACGGGCGCCTGAGTGACGCCTGCCCGGAGGGGATCGACATCTACTTCGAGAACGTCGGCGGGGCGGTCTTCGAGGCGGTGATGCCGCTCTTGAACGACTTCGCCCGGGTGCCGGTCTGCGGCCTAATCGCTTACTACAACGCCTCCGGTCTGCCCGAGGGCCCGAACCGGGTCCCCCAGGTGATGCAGGCCATCCTCGTCAAGCGGCTGACGCTGCGGGGCTTCATCGTCTGGGACTTCGCCGAGCAGTACCCCGACTTTGTGTCCGACATGGGCGGCTGGCTGCGTGAGGGCCGGGTCAGATACCGAGAGGACATCACGGAGGGGCTGGAGAACGCCCCCCGGGAGTTGATCGGCCTGCTGAAGGGCGAGAACTTCGGCAAGAAGATCATCCGGGTCGGCTCGGACCCGACGCAGTGA
- a CDS encoding DJ-1/PfpI family protein — translation MTRRVGILVFPEVEVFSVARLEEDRRREEPSPYEVVLVAESPGVVVATGGLKVVPDHDLDDCPPLDLLVVPGGWGTRQQIDNERLLAWVAERAGQVELLASVCTGSMLLGKAGLLDGRRATTHWMVLDWMRESFPEVTVLDDQHVVDEGDVITSAGISAGIDMALRVVARHHGEAVARATARFMEYPFPEDNRRRV, via the coding sequence ATGACCCGCCGAGTCGGCATCCTGGTCTTCCCCGAGGTCGAGGTCTTCTCCGTCGCCCGTCTGGAAGAGGACCGCAGGCGAGAGGAGCCGTCCCCCTACGAGGTCGTCCTCGTCGCCGAGTCCCCAGGCGTGGTCGTCGCCACGGGCGGGCTGAAGGTCGTGCCCGACCACGACCTGGACGACTGCCCGCCGCTGGATTTGCTCGTGGTCCCGGGCGGCTGGGGCACCCGCCAGCAGATCGACAACGAGCGGCTCCTGGCCTGGGTCGCCGAGCGTGCCGGTCAGGTCGAGCTTCTGGCCTCCGTCTGCACCGGGTCGATGCTGCTGGGCAAGGCCGGGTTGCTGGACGGCCGGCGGGCCACGACCCACTGGATGGTCCTGGACTGGATGCGGGAGTCGTTCCCCGAGGTTACGGTCCTGGACGACCAGCACGTCGTCGATGAGGGAGATGTCATCACCTCGGCGGGCATCTCGGCGGGCATCGACATGGCGTTGCGGGTCGTCGCCCGGCACCACGGCGAGGCGGTGGCGCGGGCCACGGCCCGGTTCATGGAATACCCCTTCCCGGAGGACAACCGGCGGCGGGTGTGA
- a CDS encoding polyamine aminopropyltransferase, translating to MKPHGIEILAHEPTDLGPLCLRRREMLSEPGTIVTEVTLDHQFLMSSLHTDSERVLATIGLEMHGDAAGLDVLVGGLGLGYTAHALLGSDRVARVEVVEYLPQVIGWIGRGLLPLSDALAADPRLGVARGDVYARLGSAPARAHDLILIDVDHSPDDRLAGGQASFYGARGLRAAREHLAPGGVLGVWSYAESSPFVDALHEVFGEVRVEGVTHRNRHVDEDCTDGLFFARA from the coding sequence ATGAAGCCCCACGGGATCGAAATCCTCGCCCACGAGCCGACCGACCTGGGCCCCCTCTGCCTGCGGCGGCGAGAGATGCTGTCCGAGCCGGGGACGATCGTAACCGAGGTGACCCTCGACCACCAATTCCTGATGAGCAGCCTGCACACGGACTCGGAGCGGGTGCTGGCGACGATCGGCCTGGAGATGCACGGGGATGCGGCAGGGTTGGATGTCCTGGTCGGGGGCCTCGGGCTGGGCTACACGGCCCACGCGCTGCTGGGGTCGGATCGGGTGGCGCGGGTCGAGGTCGTCGAGTACCTGCCGCAGGTCATCGGCTGGATCGGCCGGGGCCTGCTGCCGCTCTCCGACGCACTGGCCGCCGACCCGAGGCTGGGCGTGGCCCGGGGGGATGTCTACGCCCGGCTGGGCTCGGCCCCGGCCCGGGCCCACGACCTGATCCTGATCGACGTGGACCACTCCCCCGACGACCGGCTGGCCGGCGGCCAGGCGTCGTTCTACGGCGCCCGGGGGCTGAGGGCGGCCCGGGAGCACCTGGCCCCCGGGGGCGTCCTGGGGGTCTGGTCGTATGCGGAGAGTTCCCCCTTCGTGGATGCCCTGCACGAGGTCTTCGGCGAGGTGCGGGTCGAGGGCGTCACGCATCGGAACCGCCACGTCGATGAGGATTGCACCGACGGGCTGTTCTTCGCCCGCGCGTAG